A genomic stretch from Chloroflexota bacterium includes:
- the recJ gene encoding single-stranded-DNA-specific exonuclease RecJ yields the protein MIVPRLEWLLPEPFPEPPPFAGFGRPLATLLARRGFRDDEQLGRFLHAGEASLHDISLMADADVALDRIERAIEAGERIAIWGDYDADGMTAVVVWVLALRALGVEPLRHVPSRLAEGYGLSRVGLERLAAAGVTLLITCDCGVTSATEVEEARGLGMEVIVTDHHLPSGPLPRAVAVVDPHRPDCAYPDPDLTGAGLAFKLASALLTRRGQAAADLAGVAAIGTIADMAPMTGESRAIVRLGLDELAVTSRPGLRALLARSAEIPTEPTARDLAFGVAPRINAAGRIADAELAMSLMLEEDPVAAERIAEALEAVNAERRAITAATIEAAVALAATQPGHGPLALRGDGWAPGVLGLVANQLVETLGRPVAVAAAVEDELRGSVRAPVDFHVALALEACAPLLLKRGGHPSAGGFSLRIDGWAEFVAAFAALPRPFPPDPERPAERATALMVDLVLPAMHLGWPLAEEIARLAPFGPGHVEPLLAVTGLQVADARRVGATGDHVALRMRRGAEVFDAIAFGTPPDRALPEPGVALDLVGTLERDLFQGLPRLRIRVVDYAEATVSPLAARRIAASTAPIPVGEAAPLEVSSAR from the coding sequence GTGATCGTCCCGCGCCTCGAATGGCTGCTGCCGGAGCCGTTTCCGGAGCCTCCGCCGTTCGCCGGCTTCGGGCGCCCACTGGCGACCCTGCTGGCCCGTCGCGGCTTCCGCGACGACGAACAGCTTGGCCGCTTCCTGCATGCGGGCGAGGCATCGCTGCATGACATCTCGCTGATGGCCGATGCCGATGTGGCGCTCGATCGTATCGAGCGGGCCATCGAGGCGGGGGAGCGGATCGCGATCTGGGGTGACTATGACGCCGATGGGATGACGGCGGTGGTGGTCTGGGTGCTCGCTCTGCGGGCCCTGGGAGTCGAGCCGCTGCGCCACGTGCCGTCCCGCCTGGCCGAGGGGTACGGGCTCTCGCGTGTTGGCCTCGAGCGCCTGGCGGCGGCGGGGGTCACCCTGCTCATCACCTGTGACTGTGGCGTGACCAGCGCGACGGAGGTCGAGGAAGCGCGCGGGCTGGGCATGGAGGTGATCGTGACGGATCACCATCTCCCATCTGGCCCCCTGCCGCGAGCGGTCGCCGTGGTCGACCCGCACCGCCCGGACTGCGCGTATCCCGATCCCGACCTGACCGGCGCCGGCCTCGCCTTCAAGCTGGCGTCGGCGCTGCTGACGCGCCGCGGCCAGGCCGCCGCGGACCTTGCGGGCGTGGCGGCCATTGGCACGATCGCCGACATGGCTCCCATGACGGGCGAGAGTCGTGCCATCGTGCGGCTGGGCCTCGACGAGCTGGCCGTGACCTCGCGACCGGGTCTTCGTGCCCTGCTGGCCCGGTCGGCGGAGATCCCCACCGAGCCGACCGCGCGGGATCTCGCCTTCGGGGTCGCGCCGCGGATCAACGCCGCCGGCCGCATCGCTGACGCGGAGCTCGCCATGTCACTGATGCTCGAGGAGGACCCAGTCGCCGCGGAGCGGATCGCGGAGGCACTCGAGGCGGTGAACGCTGAGAGGCGCGCCATCACGGCCGCGACCATCGAGGCGGCCGTGGCACTGGCCGCCACGCAACCTGGCCACGGGCCGCTCGCTCTGCGCGGAGATGGCTGGGCGCCCGGCGTGCTCGGGCTGGTGGCGAATCAGCTGGTCGAGACGCTCGGACGGCCGGTGGCCGTGGCCGCAGCGGTGGAGGACGAGCTGCGGGGATCGGTCCGGGCCCCCGTCGACTTTCACGTTGCCCTCGCGCTGGAGGCCTGTGCTCCGCTGCTTCTCAAGCGCGGCGGCCATCCGTCAGCAGGGGGCTTCAGCCTGCGGATCGACGGCTGGGCCGAGTTCGTCGCCGCCTTTGCTGCCCTGCCGCGCCCGTTCCCGCCCGATCCCGAGCGACCCGCCGAGCGGGCCACCGCGCTGATGGTCGACCTGGTGCTGCCCGCGATGCACCTCGGCTGGCCGCTCGCCGAGGAGATTGCCCGGCTGGCGCCGTTCGGGCCAGGCCATGTCGAACCGCTGCTGGCAGTGACCGGACTCCAGGTCGCCGATGCGCGGCGCGTCGGCGCCACCGGAGATCACGTCGCTCTGCGGATGCGCCGTGGCGCGGAGGTGTTCGATGCGATCGCCTTCGGGACTCCGCCGGATCGGGCCCTGCCGGAGCCCGGTGTCGCGCTCGACCTGGTCGGGACCCTGGAGCGGGACCTCTTCCAGGGACTGCCTCGCCTGCGCATCCGTGTGGTCGACTACGCCGAGGCGACGGTCAGCCCGCTCGCCGCGCGGCGCATCGCCGCCAGCACCGCGCCCATCCCGGTGGGAGAGGCAGCACCGCTCGAGGTGTCGTCTGCCAGATGA
- a CDS encoding UvrD-helicase domain-containing protein: MALAQAVTPPVARLLDALDAEQRAAATLPDGPAQIIAPAGSGKTTTLIARLGVLLTRGVAAERVEVRTLHALARQVLLDAGEPVHLLADRMPLLRAARRRVVAGRAPDDPPVPEPAALDTLLSAWKVEGRPPPEAALPALSIFSDLLAARGALGFDDLVVRAVDLLERDPALRQRWQSRFSHLAVDEFQDVDAAQLRMVRILAEPEQNLFVVGDDDQTIVRTRTYSGLSERGGRRRDRAATPSGRARCRPEHRRGEEACCLSLDRKMKPGVRG, translated from the coding sequence ATGGCGCTGGCCCAGGCCGTCACCCCGCCCGTGGCACGGTTGCTCGACGCGCTGGATGCCGAGCAGCGAGCCGCGGCGACCCTGCCGGATGGGCCGGCGCAGATCATCGCTCCGGCCGGCAGCGGAAAGACCACGACGCTCATCGCCCGGCTCGGCGTGCTCCTGACCCGCGGCGTGGCAGCCGAGCGGGTCGAGGTGCGGACCCTCCACGCCCTCGCGCGCCAGGTGCTCCTCGACGCGGGTGAGCCGGTCCATCTGCTGGCGGACCGCATGCCACTGCTGCGCGCGGCGCGGAGGCGCGTGGTCGCCGGGCGAGCCCCAGACGACCCGCCGGTCCCTGAGCCCGCCGCTCTCGACACGCTGCTGTCGGCCTGGAAGGTCGAGGGGAGGCCCCCGCCCGAGGCCGCGCTGCCGGCCCTCTCCATCTTCAGCGACCTCCTGGCCGCGCGGGGTGCGCTCGGTTTCGACGACCTCGTGGTTCGGGCGGTCGACCTCCTCGAGCGCGACCCCGCACTCCGGCAACGATGGCAGAGCCGCTTCAGCCACCTGGCGGTCGACGAGTTCCAGGACGTCGATGCGGCTCAGCTGCGCATGGTCCGTATCCTCGCCGAGCCGGAGCAGAACCTGTTCGTGGTCGGTGACGACGACCAGACGATCGTCAGAACTCGCACATATAGCGGCCTTAGCGAGCGAGGTGGCCGGAGACGCGACCGCGCTGCTACTCCGAGTGGTCGAGCTCGATGTCGGCCGGAGCACCGACGAGGTGAAGAGGCTTGTTGCCTAAGCTTAGATCGGAAGATGAAGCCTGGAGTGCGCGGGTGA
- the secF gene encoding protein translocase subunit SecF, translated as MYDIVGKRNWYFAFSALITIPGLIFILLGGLKPSIDYTGGTVWQVRYAERPTAVEVQAALVELGHPEAIVRDAGDGFLEIRTDPIDLLPPSTPIPSVSQAPTPTPLPSGETPSPSPSPTPEPSGTETPSPSPSPTPSATPVPVIPGTPFDDLEKQLIARFGEGEPRSVITVGPTVGSELIRSSIILIVIGELFILGYLWVRFGFRYGTAAIIALLHDVIVVVGIFAMLGYFFGLEFDALFVTALLTIIGFSVHDTIVVFDRIRENRVRHAGEPFGAIVNHSILQTLGRSINTSLTVVVTLSALLLLGPATIRTFTLALLIGVISGTYSSIFNASQLLAAWYEWDSRRKARALDAARKARPAAR; from the coding sequence ATGTATGACATCGTCGGCAAGCGCAACTGGTACTTCGCCTTCAGCGCGCTGATCACCATCCCCGGGCTGATCTTCATCCTGCTCGGCGGCCTGAAGCCGTCGATCGACTACACCGGCGGGACGGTCTGGCAGGTTCGCTACGCCGAGCGGCCAACGGCGGTCGAGGTGCAGGCCGCCCTTGTCGAACTCGGCCATCCAGAGGCGATCGTCCGCGACGCCGGTGACGGCTTCCTCGAGATCCGGACCGACCCGATCGACCTGCTGCCGCCCTCGACACCGATCCCCAGCGTGTCGCAGGCACCCACCCCGACGCCTCTCCCCTCGGGAGAGACGCCCTCGCCATCCCCAAGCCCGACACCCGAGCCGAGCGGCACGGAGACGCCCTCGCCATCGCCCAGCCCGACGCCCAGCGCGACCCCCGTGCCGGTGATCCCCGGGACCCCGTTCGATGACCTCGAGAAGCAGTTGATCGCCCGATTCGGCGAAGGGGAGCCGCGCAGCGTCATCACCGTTGGACCGACGGTCGGATCGGAGCTGATCCGGAGCTCGATCATCCTGATCGTGATCGGCGAGCTCTTCATCCTGGGATATCTGTGGGTCCGCTTCGGGTTCCGTTACGGCACCGCCGCAATCATCGCGCTGCTGCACGACGTGATCGTGGTGGTCGGCATCTTCGCGATGCTCGGCTACTTCTTCGGCCTCGAGTTCGACGCGCTCTTCGTCACCGCCCTGCTGACCATCATCGGCTTCTCGGTCCACGACACGATCGTGGTCTTCGACCGCATCCGGGAGAACCGGGTGCGTCATGCCGGCGAGCCGTTCGGCGCCATCGTCAACCACTCGATCCTGCAGACGCTGGGTCGCTCCATCAACACCAGTCTGACCGTGGTGGTGACGCTCTCCGCCCTGCTGCTGCTCGGTCCGGCCACGATTCGAACCTTCACGCTGGCGCTGCTGATCGGCGTCATCAGCGGCACCTACTCGTCCATCTTCAACGCCAGCCAGCTGCTCGCAGCCTGGTACGAGTGGGACTCGCGACGCAAGGCACGCGCGCTCGACGCCGCTCGCAAGGCACGCCCGGCCGCTCGCTGA
- the secD gene encoding protein translocase subunit SecD, translated as MTWRRTAPWVILVTLLLAIFIDLPRQTLGLTWLPSNIFGHELKTVLGLDLQGGIRVTLAVTPQSGQAVTDEQIETARNIIERRVGGLGVSEPQVRTEVSGNQRRIVVEIPGLSSGDEDQVRSLVGSTGQLQFIDPKGQALTVDQDIRPLIADGSVAVLFDGSRIDPGSVNPGTNSGQIGVGFTLASPASEAWCQFTTANVNNPGPIALDGRVITTPTINGAICGGQTIITVGPPGQANEIERTNLYNTLRFGALPVSLSEQGVETVAPTLGADFLAQALVAGAIGLTLVLLFMIAHYRLPGVLAAGALIFYSLVTYAVFRLIGVTLTLAGVAAFILSIGMAVDANILIFERMKEEIRLGKTLGPAIEAGFNRAWSSILDSNVSSLLVASWLYWQGTTVVRGFALVLIVGVLISMFSAVTVTRTILRMVVRTDWGRRIELYHVER; from the coding sequence ATGACCTGGCGCCGCACCGCCCCGTGGGTGATCCTCGTCACCCTCCTGCTGGCGATCTTCATCGACCTCCCCCGACAGACGCTCGGTTTGACGTGGCTGCCCTCCAACATCTTCGGCCACGAGCTGAAGACCGTGCTGGGCCTGGACCTGCAGGGCGGGATCCGGGTCACGCTGGCGGTGACTCCCCAGTCGGGCCAGGCGGTCACGGACGAGCAGATCGAGACCGCGCGCAACATCATCGAGCGCCGTGTTGGCGGCCTCGGCGTCTCCGAGCCGCAGGTCCGGACCGAGGTGAGTGGCAACCAGCGGCGCATCGTGGTCGAGATACCGGGCCTCTCCAGCGGCGACGAGGACCAGGTTCGCAGCCTGGTCGGCTCGACCGGGCAGCTGCAGTTCATCGATCCCAAGGGCCAGGCGCTGACGGTCGACCAGGACATCCGTCCCCTCATCGCCGACGGGTCCGTGGCGGTCCTCTTCGACGGCAGCAGGATTGATCCTGGGAGCGTGAACCCGGGCACGAACAGCGGCCAGATCGGTGTCGGCTTCACGCTGGCCAGCCCAGCGTCCGAAGCGTGGTGCCAATTCACCACGGCCAACGTCAATAACCCGGGGCCCATCGCTCTCGACGGGCGCGTCATCACCACGCCGACCATCAACGGCGCGATCTGCGGTGGCCAGACCATCATCACCGTCGGACCGCCCGGCCAGGCGAACGAGATCGAGCGCACCAACTTGTACAACACGCTGCGCTTCGGCGCGCTGCCGGTCTCGCTGAGCGAGCAGGGCGTCGAGACCGTCGCCCCAACGCTCGGGGCGGACTTCCTCGCCCAGGCGCTCGTCGCGGGGGCGATCGGCCTCACGCTGGTGCTCCTCTTCATGATCGCCCACTACCGGCTGCCCGGCGTCCTGGCGGCCGGAGCGCTGATCTTCTACTCGCTCGTGACGTACGCGGTCTTCCGACTGATCGGCGTCACGCTGACGCTGGCCGGGGTTGCTGCCTTCATCCTGTCGATCGGCATGGCGGTGGACGCCAACATCCTCATCTTCGAGCGCATGAAGGAGGAGATCCGGCTCGGCAAGACGCTGGGGCCGGCGATCGAGGCTGGGTTCAACCGGGCTTGGTCGAGCATCCTGGACTCGAACGTCAGCTCGCTGCTGGTCGCCTCCTGGCTCTACTGGCAGGGGACCACGGTTGTGCGCGGCTTCGCGCTGGTGCTGATCGTCGGCGTGCTGATCTCGATGTTCAGCGCAGTGACCGTCACCCGGACGATTCTGCGGATGGTGGTACGCACCGATTGGGGCCGGCGCATCGAGCTGTATCACGTGGAGCGCTGA
- a CDS encoding twin-arginine translocase TatA/TatE family subunit, producing MGPIGWPELIILLVVVLIVFGPGKLPDIGNAIGRGVREFRKASNDLESSIRGEPNKSAPPPEPSTTDDKPQA from the coding sequence ATGGGACCCATCGGTTGGCCTGAGCTCATCATCCTGCTCGTGGTCGTGCTGATCGTCTTCGGCCCGGGCAAGCTGCCGGACATCGGCAACGCCATCGGCCGCGGCGTGCGCGAGTTCCGCAAGGCGTCGAACGACCTCGAGAGCTCGATTCGCGGCGAGCCGAACAAGTCGGCCCCGCCCCCCGAGCCGTCGACCACGGACGACAAGCCACAGGCCTGA
- a CDS encoding LCP family protein: MNRRDRRPRHATESPRARRIREAIEREQVLRARGIDPLSPPRRSRAAAPRPRRWKRNLLLLLVIVLLSGCTGGWLLWQRVAAFNDEVSSAGSLSSSLLFPLMGSERVNVAIYGYGGPGHTGGIYLADSINILSIDPKTDTTTMIPIPRDLWIEGLPEIPDNARINEAFADGYVRGGAYEAGTSATAVLSKVTGLSIEHWIALDFAGFKAMVDSVGGVTVDNPIAFAYTWNENKYNAGNWDGGSFESGPIFLDGTRSLDYSRTRYTSAQAESNDFARSVRQQRVLTAIRGKLGGGIGALGPGLALMDALKGQMATDLSAIDLYLISGHLRADRRIELSEGVILEATTNSIGQYILVVIGRSSGSDYGPLQAFIQSELARPLESPSPSPSPSQP, from the coding sequence ATGAACCGGCGCGACCGCCGGCCCCGCCACGCCACCGAGAGTCCCCGCGCGCGCAGGATCCGTGAGGCAATCGAACGCGAGCAGGTGCTTCGCGCGCGCGGCATCGATCCCCTGAGCCCCCCGCGGCGATCGCGGGCCGCGGCACCCCGCCCGCGTCGCTGGAAGCGCAACCTGCTCCTGCTCCTGGTGATCGTGCTGCTGAGCGGATGCACCGGCGGGTGGCTCCTCTGGCAGCGCGTCGCGGCATTCAATGACGAGGTCAGCTCGGCCGGCTCCCTGTCCTCCTCGCTCCTCTTCCCCCTGATGGGCAGCGAGCGCGTGAACGTCGCCATCTACGGGTATGGCGGGCCCGGGCACACGGGCGGTATCTACCTGGCCGACTCGATCAACATCCTCTCGATCGATCCGAAGACCGATACGACCACCATGATCCCGATCCCCCGCGACCTGTGGATCGAGGGCCTCCCCGAGATCCCCGACAACGCCAGGATCAACGAAGCCTTCGCCGATGGGTACGTGCGCGGCGGCGCCTACGAGGCCGGGACGTCTGCCACCGCGGTCCTGTCCAAGGTGACGGGGCTCAGCATCGAACACTGGATCGCGCTGGACTTCGCCGGGTTCAAGGCAATGGTCGACAGCGTTGGCGGCGTGACGGTCGACAATCCGATCGCGTTCGCCTACACCTGGAACGAGAACAAGTACAACGCCGGCAACTGGGACGGCGGGTCCTTCGAGTCCGGACCGATCTTCCTCGACGGCACGCGCTCGCTGGACTACTCGCGCACCCGGTACACGAGCGCGCAGGCTGAATCGAACGACTTCGCCCGATCCGTTCGCCAGCAGCGGGTGCTCACCGCCATTCGTGGCAAGCTGGGCGGCGGCATCGGCGCGCTCGGCCCTGGGCTGGCGCTCATGGACGCGCTCAAGGGCCAGATGGCCACCGACCTGTCGGCGATCGACCTCTACCTGATCTCCGGTCATCTCCGTGCCGATCGGCGCATCGAACTGAGCGAGGGAGTGATCCTGGAGGCGACCACCAACAGCATCGGCCAGTACATCCTGGTCGTCATCGGGCGCAGCTCGGGAAGCGACTACGGGCCGCTGCAGGCGTTCATCCAGAGCGAGCTGGCTCGGCCCCTGGAGAGCCCGTCCCCGAGCCCTTCGCCCAGCCAGCCATGA
- a CDS encoding cupin domain-containing protein — translation MPDLAKDRSFLIRPDREQEPPQGIANLLRIEGSRMAGRVAVIEHPIAPGVLVPPHTHTREDEVSYVVRGTIGARVGDEFITAAPGAYVMKPRGIPHAFWNAGPEPARIVEIIVPAGFERFFAELDELARQGPLDSRAHAALGQRYGVRYHDEWIAELAERFGVRIPT, via the coding sequence ATGCCCGACCTCGCCAAAGATCGCTCGTTCCTGATCCGCCCGGACCGGGAGCAAGAGCCGCCGCAAGGAATCGCGAACCTGCTTCGGATCGAGGGCAGTCGGATGGCGGGTCGTGTGGCAGTCATCGAACATCCGATCGCGCCTGGCGTCCTGGTGCCGCCGCACACCCACACTCGCGAAGACGAGGTGAGCTACGTCGTACGTGGCACGATCGGGGCACGAGTGGGCGACGAGTTCATCACGGCGGCGCCAGGGGCGTACGTGATGAAGCCGCGCGGGATTCCCCACGCGTTCTGGAACGCCGGGCCGGAGCCGGCCAGGATCGTCGAGATCATCGTCCCCGCCGGGTTCGAACGGTTCTTCGCCGAACTCGACGAGCTCGCACGACAGGGACCGCTTGACTCGCGTGCGCACGCGGCGCTCGGACAACGATATGGCGTGCGCTACCACGACGAATGGATCGCAGAGCTCGCTGAGCGCTTCGGTGTGCGCATACCGACCTGA
- the uvrC gene encoding excinuclease ABC subunit UvrC: MTLNGHNEGHLRTVLRQLPLAPGVYLMKGPHGRVLYVGKADVLRHRVRSYFGSKAGLDSRILRMVAEVADIEYIVTDTVSEAYLLESNLIKEHRPRFNIRLRDDKSYPFVKITLGEDFPRIVRTRKLSRDGSRYFGPYASASSVDETLKLLRKIFPFRTCNLEIPDGKRVLERPCLLYYINRCQGPCIQAIEKAEYRATIDRVVDFLEGRQEGIADELRGEMQDHSLALRYEQAAVARDKLRAVERTIEQQKVAAYSRAEQDVIGIAREEGEACLQLFVIRNGKMIGREHFIVEGARDVTDADVLGSFLPQYYLATERPPREVVLPFAPSDADALAAFLADRRGSRVALTVPERGDKRRLVALATQNAVEALSRERAEWLADAGKRDEALEALATALGLGRAPERIECYDMSNIQGTSAVGSMVVFVTGRPEPREYRRFRIRSGDTPDDFRMMAEVIRRRFSRASRLRAETGALSLAAVGADPAVEGLGEEADERDVDPAARPSAARDAGWALPDLVIVDGGKGQLSAAVGVLRELDLGEVPVAGLAKRFEELYLPGRPEPIILPPKSQGLYLVQRIRDEAHRFAITYHRSVRSRSALASVFDEVEGIGPVRQKALLKRFGSVRRIWEASVDELAETPGIPRELADRLKRHLAREGMLA, from the coding sequence ATGACCCTCAACGGGCACAACGAGGGGCACCTGCGCACGGTCCTGCGCCAGCTCCCGCTGGCCCCTGGCGTGTACCTGATGAAGGGGCCGCACGGCCGCGTCCTCTACGTCGGCAAGGCTGACGTGCTGCGTCATCGGGTCCGTTCGTACTTCGGATCCAAGGCGGGCCTCGACTCGCGGATCCTGCGCATGGTCGCCGAGGTGGCGGATATCGAATACATCGTCACCGACACGGTCAGCGAGGCCTACCTGCTCGAGTCCAACCTGATCAAGGAGCATCGGCCCCGCTTCAACATCCGTCTCCGAGACGACAAGAGCTACCCGTTCGTGAAGATCACGCTGGGCGAGGACTTTCCCCGGATCGTGCGCACGCGGAAGCTGAGCCGTGACGGCAGCCGCTACTTCGGCCCGTACGCATCAGCCTCGAGCGTCGACGAGACGCTGAAGCTGCTGCGCAAGATCTTTCCGTTCCGGACCTGCAACCTGGAGATCCCCGACGGGAAGCGGGTCCTCGAGCGCCCGTGCCTCCTCTACTACATCAACCGATGCCAGGGGCCGTGCATCCAGGCGATCGAGAAGGCTGAATACCGGGCCACCATCGACCGCGTGGTCGACTTCCTGGAGGGACGCCAGGAGGGGATCGCCGATGAGCTGCGCGGCGAGATGCAGGACCACTCACTCGCACTCCGCTACGAGCAGGCCGCCGTCGCCCGCGACAAGCTGCGCGCCGTCGAGCGCACGATCGAGCAGCAGAAGGTCGCCGCCTACAGCCGCGCCGAGCAGGACGTGATCGGGATCGCGCGGGAGGAGGGAGAGGCCTGCCTCCAGCTCTTCGTCATCCGCAACGGGAAGATGATCGGCCGCGAGCACTTCATCGTGGAGGGAGCACGCGACGTCACCGATGCCGATGTGCTCGGCTCCTTCCTGCCCCAGTACTACCTGGCGACCGAACGGCCGCCACGCGAGGTGGTCCTGCCGTTCGCACCGTCGGATGCCGATGCCCTGGCCGCTTTCCTTGCGGACCGCCGCGGGTCGCGGGTCGCGTTGACCGTCCCCGAGCGAGGGGACAAGCGCCGGCTGGTGGCGCTCGCCACCCAGAACGCGGTCGAGGCCCTGTCGCGCGAGCGGGCCGAGTGGCTCGCGGACGCCGGCAAGCGCGACGAAGCGCTGGAGGCGCTGGCCACCGCGCTCGGACTGGGACGGGCACCCGAGCGGATCGAGTGCTACGACATGAGCAATATCCAGGGCACGAGCGCGGTCGGCAGCATGGTCGTCTTCGTCACCGGTCGCCCCGAGCCGCGGGAGTACCGACGCTTCCGGATCCGATCCGGCGACACCCCCGACGACTTCCGCATGATGGCCGAGGTGATCCGTCGCCGCTTCTCGCGCGCGTCGCGCCTGCGCGCGGAGACCGGGGCCCTCTCGCTGGCGGCGGTGGGGGCCGACCCGGCGGTCGAGGGGCTCGGAGAGGAGGCCGATGAGCGTGACGTCGATCCTGCCGCGCGTCCGTCGGCGGCGCGCGATGCCGGCTGGGCCCTGCCGGACCTCGTGATCGTGGACGGGGGCAAGGGGCAGCTCTCCGCCGCCGTGGGCGTGCTGCGCGAGCTGGACCTCGGCGAGGTGCCGGTGGCGGGGCTGGCGAAGCGCTTCGAGGAGCTGTACCTGCCCGGCCGACCGGAGCCGATCATCCTCCCCCCCAAGAGCCAGGGGCTGTACCTGGTGCAGCGCATCCGCGACGAAGCGCACCGGTTCGCCATCACCTATCACCGCTCCGTCCGAAGCCGCAGCGCGCTGGCCAGCGTCTTCGACGAGGTGGAGGGGATCGGCCCGGTGCGCCAGAAGGCGCTCCTCAAGCGGTTCGGCAGCGTGCGCCGGATCTGGGAGGCGTCGGTCGATGAGCTCGCGGAGACGCCCGGAATTCCTCGCGAGCTGGCCGATCGCCTGAAGCGCCACCTGGCCCGCGAAGGGATGCTGGCCTGA
- the pyrF gene encoding orotidine-5'-phosphate decarboxylase has product MSDRPDPLDRLRARIARLGAPLCLGIDPHPDTLPDELPRDVSGIERFARGLVEAASEYAVAVKVNVAFFEAFGSSGWAALERLVADLPADHFLVLDAKRGDIGSTAERYAASLFGLLGADAVTLSPYLGEDTVEPFLAYPGRVVYLVTRTTNPSAGTLQDMLIGSAPLHEHVAAWAAGRWTDGRVGLVVGATAPAELARLRRLVPALGFLVPGVGAQDGDLAAALAHCRGTAAPGLVSISRGIAAASRGDGWRSAAASSAQSWLGRMQEAGATLPA; this is encoded by the coding sequence ATGAGCGATCGACCGGATCCCCTCGACCGGCTTCGTGCACGAATTGCCCGGCTCGGCGCGCCCCTCTGCCTGGGGATCGATCCCCATCCGGATACATTGCCCGACGAGCTGCCGCGCGACGTTTCAGGGATTGAGCGCTTCGCGCGCGGCCTGGTCGAGGCCGCGTCCGAATACGCGGTGGCGGTGAAGGTCAACGTCGCCTTCTTCGAGGCCTTCGGCTCGTCCGGCTGGGCTGCGCTCGAACGCCTCGTCGCCGACCTGCCAGCCGACCATTTCCTGGTGCTCGACGCCAAACGCGGGGACATCGGCTCGACAGCCGAACGCTACGCAGCCTCCCTCTTCGGCCTGCTCGGGGCGGACGCGGTGACGCTGTCGCCGTACCTCGGCGAGGACACCGTCGAGCCGTTCCTGGCCTATCCGGGGCGGGTCGTCTACCTCGTCACGCGCACGACCAACCCGAGTGCCGGCACGCTGCAGGACATGCTGATCGGCAGTGCTCCGCTGCATGAGCACGTGGCGGCCTGGGCCGCCGGCAGGTGGACCGATGGACGGGTTGGGCTCGTCGTCGGGGCCACCGCGCCGGCCGAGCTGGCGCGGCTTCGGCGGCTCGTTCCCGCGCTCGGCTTCCTTGTCCCCGGTGTCGGCGCCCAGGATGGCGATCTGGCGGCCGCACTGGCACATTGCCGCGGCACAGCGGCGCCCGGGCTGGTCAGCATCTCGCGCGGCATCGCGGCTGCATCGCGCGGCGATGGATGGCGCTCCGCCGCGGCCTCATCGGCCCAGTCGTGGCTCGGCCGCATGCAGGAGGCCGGTGCTACACTGCCGGCCTAG